One genomic window of Magnolia sinica isolate HGM2019 chromosome 3, MsV1, whole genome shotgun sequence includes the following:
- the LOC131238845 gene encoding uncharacterized protein LOC131238845, translated as MSIIEAFLRLPNSSRSATVKFQSPATKASQHLSLRGFSGKRSLRVQASLPKPSFLSISARKSPFLSSVPTISSTDGERSFGILVSRTCRGLQRLLALFPHLTRSLSRELLTVVLPFESVETQRKLAKVRYLLREPSVWTDVLQEAEKNVLESTKVVNGNQLLVSYLSECKYVLQIRDLETEYLHFWNLTARHRCNLATEVPEMKIFYEIVISRFDQTEFQVNQIFSSPNEPYMLFKDTCNSSQIVVPTIAPAVVGDQRISLGPGAGCAGLAT; from the exons ATGTCTATCATTGAAGCCTTCTTGAGGCTACCAAACTCATCCCGGTCGGCCACGGTAAaatttcaaag CCCAGCTACAAAAGCAAGCCAGCATCTCTCACTTAGAGGCTTTTCTGGCAAAAGGTCTCTGCGAGTCCAAGCAAGTCTCCCAAAACCCTCATTTCTCTCGATTTCTGCTCGAAAATCGCCATTTCTTTCTTCAGTTCCAACCATTTCATCGACTGATGGTGAAAGGAGCTTCGGAATTCTTGTTTCTCGGACGTGCAG AGGATTACAGAGATTGCTGGCATTGTTCCCTCATTTGACCCGAAGCCTATCCAG GGAGTTGCTAACCGTGGTGCTTCCATTCGAGTCAGTCGAGACACAGAGAAAGCTGGCAAAGGTGAGG TATCTTCTCAGGGAGCCAAGTGTATGGACTGATGTGCTCCAAGAAGCTGAAAAGAACGTGCTCGAATCGACAAAAGTTGTGAATGGTAACCAACTTTTAGTGAGCTATTTAAGTGAATGCAAGTATGTTCTGCAGATAAGGGACTTGGAAACAG AATATCTTCATTTCTGGAACCTCACCGCTAGACATAG GTGCAACTTAGCAACTGAGGTTCCAGAAATGAAGATATTCTATGAGATTGTTATATCTAGATTTGATCAGACAGAGTTCCAGGTTAATCAG ATATTCTCTTCTCCCAATGAGCCGTATATGCTTTTTAAG GACACTTGCAATAGTTCACAGATTGTTGTACCTACTATTGCTCCTGCAGTAGTTGGAGATCAGAGGATATCTTTAGGTCCTGGAGCAGGTTGTGCCGGCCTTGCTACATAG